One region of Micromonospora ureilytica genomic DNA includes:
- the folK gene encoding 2-amino-4-hydroxy-6-hydroxymethyldihydropteridine diphosphokinase yields the protein MTRAILSLGSNLGDRLEHLRTAVATLGDAVLVLSGVYETPPWGDTEQPAYLNAVVLAQDESATPRDWLERARDAERAAGRVRDPQRRFGPRTLDVDVIAVWGDDDEPVLSDDEELTLPHPRAHLRAFVLRPWIDIQPYGRLPGHGWLTDLLTTGPAADEALELRPRPELALESTA from the coding sequence GTGACCCGGGCGATCCTCTCGCTCGGCAGCAACCTGGGTGACCGCCTGGAGCACCTGCGCACGGCCGTCGCCACCCTCGGCGACGCGGTGCTCGTGCTCTCCGGGGTGTACGAGACTCCACCGTGGGGCGACACCGAGCAGCCCGCGTACCTCAACGCGGTGGTGCTCGCCCAGGACGAGAGCGCGACCCCGCGCGACTGGCTCGAGCGGGCCCGCGACGCGGAGCGCGCGGCCGGCCGGGTCCGTGACCCGCAGCGGCGGTTCGGGCCGCGCACCCTCGACGTGGACGTGATCGCGGTCTGGGGCGACGACGACGAGCCGGTGCTCAGCGACGACGAGGAGCTGACCCTGCCGCACCCCCGGGCGCACCTGCGCGCCTTCGTGCTGCGTCCGTGGATCGACATCCAGCCGTACGGTCGGCTGCCCGGCCACGGCTGGCTGACCGACCTGCTGACCACCGGTCCCGCGGCGGACGAGGCGTTGGAACTGCGTCCCCGGCCGGAGTTGGCGTTAGAGTCGACGGCATGA